DNA from Alnus glutinosa chromosome 2, dhAlnGlut1.1, whole genome shotgun sequence:
TTGAAATCATTCCCTCATTGTCGTTTCTATTATCAAAACATGGAGAAGAACTTAGAAAGTCATACACATATTTTCCTCCTTGTGACATTAATCGGCCAGTAGCAAGACAACCGAAAAACGGAATTTCAGCTCTCTGTTTTTACACTTCCTGTTACCCTCCTTGTTTGAAGTTCTTGAGAGCAAGTGTAACACCTTGTATCTTGTCCCTTCACGGTGTATTCAatatacaacagaaaaatgaactAAGGAACTCAGTTTCAATTTCATTCTTCACACCTTCGGGCAATAACTTTTGAAGAGACAAAGGAGAGTTCAACTTTAATCTCAACCCAACCTGGAATTTTCGGACAGCAGCTCTTAGTTTTCACCTTCAGCAATAGGTTCTCTATTTATCTGGTTGAACAAAGGAAATCTTCTCTTTTTCACCATATAATCATGTCCTTACATATCCTTCTTTTTATATGGTTGTTAGTGACCTTTGGATTAGGTTGACAACAGCAAAAAGAGATAAGTGCAGCATTTATTTCATCTAAGCAGAACCGGGTAAGCTTCCTAAAGGAAGAAGAATAACATGATATGTATATAGGTAGATAAATGTTTAGATGGAGGAATGATAAGCATGATttgttgtatgtatatatatatatatatatatatatatatatatatatatataacagaacCAAAAAAATGATGTGTTTTTGCTGTGAGATAAACCGAACCTGTTTGCTAAGAAATGACCGTGTAAAGTGTGAATGGGTTATAGATGTGTGTTGTGGATATATATAAAGTGCTGAAACAGAAAAGTAAAAGGGTGTGTGTGTTGTGCGTGCTGTGATGAaacagaagaaacaaaaaaaaaaaaaaaagtgtgtgtgCTGTGTCTGTACAGGTGGGTGATTAAGTGTAAGGTGCTGCATGTGGGAGTGATTTAGGTAAACAAGTGTTGTGCTTTTATGGTAAACGTGTAGGTATATAATGgaagtataaaatatatatatatatatatatatatatatatatatatatatatatatatatatatatatatatatatatatatatgcacctaGAGATGGAAAATCGTGTGTACATGTGTAAAAAGGTGTGTGGGTTTAAGTGCTAATGCTGTTGCTATTTAATAGAAAGTGTGTGAGTGTGATTTTGCTATCAAAGAAAAGTCAACGTGTGTGAAAGTGAATGGCAGATCTGTAGTTCAGATTAGTGTACATAAACAAGTGGAAAAATAGTGAAGGGAAATAGAGGGGACTAAGGGAAACACATgggtaaaaacaaaaattacttaTTGGTAAGTTGGTATTCGGATTAGTGCAGAAAAGTGGGATAAAATCTGTACCAAAAGGGAGTAAAATTTACAAATAGTGGTTGTAGTGTGCAGTATATAAAAAGTTAATCAAATGGGGAGTCCATGGGTTGCTTACTTAagcactaaaaataataatgtagtcatatatgtatatgtatactcTTGAtgtgaatatatgaaaaatatatatgtataatttctATTGTTGTATGTATATATCTATAGGTATTGTACACAACATAGAATATATATAGATACCTATATATTGTAGTgtcaaatacaagaaattatagGTTCCAAATATAGTGCTAAaaagatatgtatatatatatatatatataatctcttTTGTTAGTATGAAAATGATAAAGTTGCAATTAAAAATGTGGTTATTAAAATATCCAAACAATTAATGGTTCCATGTAATAAAGGACTAGAAGAGATTATTATAAGTGATAATTTTCTTAGCACTATTTACTAATTTCATATTTCATGAATATAATCCTGCAGTTGATATTTTTGTGGACCATGTGGAAGCGaaggactgtaagtataaattacttactgagggtagtactggatttcaatagtgttgtgtttatgttttattttaattggatacgtgtgactgattattgcattctgttaataatcaacctattaatattgggtgctacgtctcccaaaggttcaggatgggaatagtgctTGGAACCGAAAACCCtttaattcatattgattgctaCTGTCTCTCAAAGTGCTAGTGGAGTGACGTGGAAAGTACTCTGCTAGTGCGGAAACCatgctaataaaatgtaatgtaggagACACGTCGTCGAACGTCTCAAATATGCTAACCGGGGGTACGACCCTTATACAAGAGGAGTGCAATaactatattgaactgttaaactttgcatagaaaactatCACTGCATcattatgttatatatgttccttaaataatgcataaatcattgattttattgaacgacagttagctcacttatggaactatgggttTGTGGTAATAACCACCCTCTCATAGATGATTGTGCAGGTACAGACACTGATGAGTATCAGGATAATCAGGATCTTTATGATGATCCTGGTTTCATAGATGAGACTATCTGATGTCTCCTTTTTGTGATAGACTTGCTGAACAGTCTATCTTTTATGTTGCtattaggtttttattttacgCACCTTCTAGACATCTTATGTTTTATGGTTTGTAATATGACTACTATTATGTAGGATACGGCCGCATGTGGCTCTTATGTTATTGCTTTTGGGgtgtatttatttgtaagaccttttatttattttaatgtaaGTTGAGGTATTTCAATCAAAGCTCTATATGTGTTGAAAGGGAATTGTCCATGTtggtttaaaaagaaaagaaaaaaagatattcatttTTTCAGCTGCgagatttatcgtctctgaaAGGTTAATGACatgtaattatccagatataattacttacgccttttgtaaaaagcgggtcgttacaaacACAGTATTACAGAATATCACCCAATGATAACATGTACCATTTTGAAACCAAATTGTTTATGATGTCATTTCTGGTATTGTCTATTATTGGCATTATTGCCTTAATTTGTTGGTACCAAATATTGTTTATAACTCTGTGAACTTGTTGTTAACAAATAGACCAATTGAATGGCCAATAACATCCATCCAATTTTGGTACCAATTTTGGACCCAAAACGACAATTGGTAACAAATTGTAGCAACAAGTTTACAAAGACATATCATATTGGTCATTTACAAGTTCTTTAGAACCAACACAACAATTGATATCACCCATGAACAACAATATTTCAAAGATAACAACTACAATACACTTATCAAGGGAAATTTATAATTCGGCTAACAATTACAAACCAGTTACCAACCTTGAACACAATCCGATCAACACTCACAACATTACAAGGCATTACACCATTACAAAAAAGTTTCATACCAACATCATCCTCGATGTATTGCACTGGCTGTGAGATTGAGGATATATCAGCAACAACAGGAATATCACCCATGACCAAACAAAGGCAAATTGTATTTCATCTCTACTGACCGAAGCTTCATCTTCTGTCTCTCTAGTTTCGACTTGTATTTCTCAGCTTCTTCCCTGTATTTATCAGCTTCATTCTTATTCCTCTCAGCTTCGGACTTATATTTATCCGCTTCATCCGAGACCTGGGTTCCACTCAACTCCCATTCAAGCTTCAAACTCTCTTGCCACTTCCTCAACCTCGACACAACTCTTCGACCGTACACATACATTTCAGGATCACGCCATGAAAAATAATCACATTTCACAGCTTCTTGCTGCATAATCGGAAAATCCCATCAATCAAAACTTGTGGAACCctaagggagaaaaaaaaaaaaaaaaaaaaaaaaaaaaattaggaaaacaaAGATGGAACcctaagggaaaaaaaaaattgggggaagaAATTACTTACCTTGTAATTTACACAAGAATAAAACCTTCTACCAAAATTTTCCATGGTGAAGGAAGTCCATGAACATGCTTTCAATCCACATTTACACAGTGGACTGGTAGAGGTTGCCGAGCTCGATTCACTGTCGGACATAGATTATGATCGTAAACCCTTTCATGTGAAGAAGGGAAGAAATTAACTCATGCAAGAAAACCAACCTTTCACGCGTTGATGGAGATAGGCCGAAGCTGGGAGTGTATGTATGAGCTGAGAGTGTATCAATGTATGAGATAAGTGCTTTCTGAAGGAGTTTTCAGACTTGATCAATTCGTTGAAGTCAGGGGCAAAGAAGATCAAACACATTAAAAAAGTCATGTGAATAGACTTCAGTCACGTTTTAATGTCGAGAACAGACAGAATACCCTTCTATGactcattttgatagttaaaaccccAGGTTCGAGAGAAATGATAATTCAATACCCTTCTATCAAAACGGgatataattcgatacccttttgtgaagttatcccttaattttttgagtttttattttattttattttaataattttatgaaagatatttttatcattatggggacattgatattttttggtagtttagggaagacattgatacaattggtagtttggagggacattaacaatgaggtgatagtttgagagaattatgtgtattttttccctttttttcctttcaaaaatatattctgAATTTCATATCTTTAGTAGTTCAACAACCACACCCTATATTTACATGAGGCCtattgggaagctacagtgcttcccaatacaTTGAGAAGCTGCAGTGCTTTCCAATTAAcaagttattttaattttaaaaaagaaaaagaaaaaaagagctcCTCCCTCCTTCTGGTCGATTcactcatcttcttcctttttatctttctttccttctctttcttccCGCGAATCACAGCAGCCTCTGCACAATCTTCTCCTCCATTTTCTCGTGAACCAAACAAAGTTGAAAACACAAATTCCCAAATCTTATTCAAATTtctcacaaaacaaccaaaacagataACTGAATAACTGTAATCTCGTTGAAGCCACTATTCCTAGTATGAATAGTTCCACTTACCCAAATTTAGGTACAAAGCAATCTTGTTGTAATGAATTTCTAAGGAGTAGAAAGAATCTGAGTTGCGTGGGAAAGAAGTCAAGCGAGTGGCCACGTTGAGTCTTTGGCCCCAGAGCATTAAGTTCAGTCGGAAAATTGAAACTTTGCCATTTTATCCGATTCAATGTGTCAACTTGAACCAGATTCCCGGAGTCCATTATCTGTAATCTCTGCATCAAAATGAAgggagcaaaagaaaaaaaaaaatacacccaTTAGAATCTGTTGGCTGCTTACTGATAGAAATGATTCTGTGTAGAGTTTTACCTCCACACCTTGTTCGGAAGTCCCTATCCGCCCTCTCTCTTGCTCTTTTGGATCCTTCAACCTTAAATCTCCATCAGTAGTGAGCTCTAGCACGCATTTATCTCATGGTTCGAAGGTCTCTGTCCATGGTGGTTTCACTAGTTTGTTTCTGGCTTTCTGCGTTGtagagagagaaattgagaacAAAAGGAGAAAATGAAGGAGATGCTTCTGGAAAgttaaaaaggaaagaaaaaaaatgaagtaaaggataaaaaaaataataaaaaacaaaaaaaacaaaaaaaaaaaacatatattaatatataggGAAATATAAATGGAAGCTGTTGTAGGgtgttttttaatagaaaacaaaaagtgGTCTGATTTcctaaattttctctaaatttagagaaaataattGGAAATCTGATCGGAATGTTCTAAGAGCATAGCAATGGAGAGGAAGACCGCGAGAGATAGTGGGGTCCGCATTTTATTACACCGGTCAAGGTGAAGGGAGAGTGGGCCCCacattttattattactatattGTCCTTCATGTGTATTTGAGTGGTTTCTTGAGGAGCATAATAAGTAGTATTGCTTAAGTAAATTGCACGTGATGGGGGTTCCGTCAGGTTTTAACATCGAATCTTGAGGGAAtaccctcatgtgagggtttttgataatttaaaacTCCGGCTCAAGAGAAATGATAGTTCAATATCCTTCCATCAAAATGCATGATAGTTCAGTACACTTTTGTAAAGTTCTCCCAAAGATAAATTTATACAAAGGTATGAATATaactatttaaattttattttaatacttGAAAAGGTTTACATATTCTTCTCAAATTATCACATAATTGATAATATTCTTCTAAACTTTTAATTGTGacaaattttctctaaattatcaaaaattatcaatgtcTCTAAACaagagaagaagacaaaaatatcctaaaattgttttaataggacaaacatacatttttaaattcaaaaaaaaaaaaaaaaaaaaaaaaaaacctttgaacttttttctttaaaaaagtaaaattttaaattttttattatttttttaaaaatttattaagaatatttttgtctggacaatttttgttagtttgaatGGACATTATTCTAATTGAAAGTTTGGAGAGAACATGTCACTTGAATGATATTTTGAAGggtatataaaattttttcttcaatatttttttaacgtgtgaaataaaatatatatataacgaaaaTAGGGTTTAAGTTTAGGATCGCTACTTTACTACCACGTAAAATCATTATGTACCTTTAAAGCTCAAGCttataaaattaaagaagttttaatcttttaatttctccaaaaaaaaaaaaaaaatctttgaagGAAGAAGCTGTGGGTAAGATGTGGATGTGTTATTTCTacacactttatatatatactcatattTGGTATGGGACGATACATACAAAACGAATTCCAAATGCATGTATGTTACACATGCGAGTATTCATACATAGTGTTAAAAAAATGCGTATAAATATTATCTGTGGTGTAATTTCGGAACTTGGAAGGTGGAGAGCAGTGATAATGCCAGCAGAGCTGCAACTTCAATTGTGTCATCCACTCTGCTCCACATCTATGGCGTTCACAAGGGTATACTCGTcatccttgtccttcttgtccGCCGTCACAAGGTGCAGGCACGACGTGTTCTTGAGCTTCAGAGGCGAAGACACCCGCCACAACATTACGCAGCAGCTACACAGGGCCTTGGAGGCGGCAGGCATTCCAACCTTCAAAGACGACGTCAAACTCCACAAAGGGGGAGAGATCGCGTCCGAGCTGCTAAAAGCCTTCCAAATGTCGAGGATTGCCGTCATTGTCTTTTCAAGAAACTATGCGAATTCGGGGTGGTGCCTGGACGAGCTGGTGAAGATCGTAGAGTGCAAGAACCAAGCTGGGCAGCTGCTTCTGCCTCTCTTTTACGATGTTGATCCTGTTGACCCTGGGAGTTTTGCGGAAGCGTTTGCCACACATGAAGAGCGTTTCAGGGGAGGGAATTTGGCCGAAAGCAAGCTAGAGAAGTGAAGGGCAGCTTTGACAGAGGCTGCTACTCTGTCTCAAGGATGGGATTTGCAGAATGTTGCCAGCTGGTACTTCTTTATCAATTTCCATgcatatttatattttcctcTGTTTGCTGGGGCAAAGCTAGTGGTTAGATCTTTTATATTACAGAAGATTTGAAATACATACAACTAGATGATAATCTACAATCTAATCTGTTGAAGTGGGGGGTTGAAGGTGAAGTTAAATGCTTGTTTTGTAGAAGCTGTGATGTAGAGACCACTTGTTTACTATACCTACTGATTGGGATGAGAGATTCTAAGGAAAGGAATGAAGGAATGGCAGGGCTCTACAGTTTATAATATTTGGAGGTATAGGAATAATATGAAACATGGGAACCAAGAAAAAACCTTGCAAAAATATGTTGGCAGGTTAGGACTAGAATTGTGGGAAAGgggaaattcaagaaaaatgaagaaaatgtggCCATTTGTAAAAATTGGGGCATCTTTCTAAATGTTCTGACTTAGAATGGAAGTTGGGGTATCTGATTGCTGTTGGATGCTTAGAGCTACTGTTATGTTGCTGCTGAATTGTTTTGTGTCTGCTTGTTTGCGGCTGGCATAGAAGTTGGGGGATTGGAGTACTTTTTGTATCGTAGCAGTTGAAGAGTGCTGTCAGTACTCTCTGCTCTGGTTGCAGGTTTTTAGTTGATGTGCTTTGCTGTTAGtttctgttgttttttattttgaattgtagTTGCTCTTATACTGAATAGTTTGTTGATTTAGAGTGTTTAATCTCAGACACTCTGGTTTTCTGGCTGTTTTGGGCTGGATGTTGGTTGTAGCAAGATGTGTTGATGGCAACTGGGGTTCTAGCATTTTTCTGCTAGAGCGTGTTGTattctttgttttgttaataGAAATTCAttcatccaacaaaaaaaaaaaaaatctacaatcTAATCTACAATGTACAACTAACTAAATTCAAAtatgaaattcaaaaattacaacTCTAACAATATGATCCTGTTATCTCGACATATGAAGCTCATCTGAAGATATATATCATTTACTGTTGAGCTGGCTGTGCTGAGTTGTGTTTGATCTGTGTCTTGCTCTGCCTCATCCAGGTGAGGCTGCTGCTTAACACACTCTCCATATTAATTGACAAATTTATGGATGCAGTTTTCTTATTAGAGTATATCCCCCGATGTGTTGTCTGTTGTAGCTCAATGATGTTTacaatgttttggttttggtcaaatttggCATGCATCAGTCAAAATTCATCGAGGAAATTGTGAAACATGTTATGGGCAGACATCAAGATGCACACATGAGTGCTTCGATCTTCCCGTCTAGAATGGATTCTGGTAAACAGTACCTCAATCTCTTGTTAACTGTCATATCAGATGATGTTCTCATAATAGGCATCTCTGGAATGGACAAAACATTGATTGCCAAAGCTgtttataatcaaaattttctGAGATTTGAAAGGCAGCAGTTTCCTTTCCAATGTAAGCATAATTGCAGAAGAACCAGGTGGACTACTTGCTTTACAAAAACATTTCCTTTCTGATATCCTAAGGGAAGACAATTTGAACATAGACAACGTTGAAAGCGGAACCACAATGATAAAAAAGGAACTAGGCAGCAAAAGGATTCTTGCAGTTCTTGATGATGTGAATAAGTTGGACCAATTAAATGCACTTGCTAGAAAGCGCGATTGGTTTGGTTCGGGAAGTGGAATCATCGTAACAGCGAAAGACGCTCAATTGTTTAATATACTTGAAGTTGATGATGTCTATGGAGATGAGGGCATACGGGTGAGTGAGTCTGTTCTTTGTGGTTTATTGGCTGAAACAGCATGAGCATTTCTCATGAAATTTATGGTATGCAGGTCATAGAGAATCAGTTTAGGCAGAACCTTCAAACGATTGAAGATCTCATGCAATTAATCTGGAGGTCCCATGCCCAGGTATAGCTTTCTTGCACAAGGCTAGCTAGCTGttccaaaaacaaataaaaaacctcATCTAATTGCTTCCAAATGTAGGCTTATGAAACAGAAATGTTCCTCATTGCTGAGATAGAAAGAGAGCAAAGGAAGAGCACCACTAAGGTACGTACGGTTCTCTTTTTCAAAGTCAGGGCCGGTTTGTTtcagcataaaatatttttttgtcgaAAAGCTagtaacattttttcaaaaaaaaaaaaagataaggctttttttgctgtttgtttgCAACTTTAAAAATGActtgaaaaacattttctagCATTTGGCTCGTGTGGAAAATTGCCAAATATCccatatattttcatgtaatTTGAGAAGTTGCGAGGAAGAGAGAAACAACGAAGAGGAaattgttagagaatatattgataccgtatattacggtactctccatatagatgttagaaaatataacgataccgtatattacggtactcttcatatattgtaggatttgaattaatcctcattaattgtaattgattataatcaaattagatttgaattcattcaattctgatttgattgtattctctctatatccctataaataggaataatttgtattgtaaatcaatcaagcaataagagcataatgtagccttagGGCTTTTTCCCCCTTTCCTAAGGCATCTTAGAGAGAGGATTGAGCCTTCCCTCCCGCTGCCACTCTGATGCAATACACGTGAttggacaatagtgccacacgtgagggggcgtgttaagtaTCCCCCTTTCCTAAGGCATCTTTTGAGAGAGAGTAaagcccatggacttttacaaatcaaatcagaattaaatgtattcaaatctgatttgattataatcaattacaattaatgagtaTTAATTCAAATCCTACAGTATATGaagagtaccgtaatatacggtatcgttatattctctaacatctatatggagagtaccgtaatatacggtatcaatatattttctaacagagatgaggaggaagagagtGTGTGAGAGTAGGAAGGCTTTTGAGAGTAAGTTTGAAATTCAATGCGACTGCATTTGCATGGCCATCTTGCTTGCAATTTGGGTAGGCAATTGTGAAAGGGTCCTTGTAGGACCCGTTTGAACAAATCAAGACCTATTTAGGCAAGTATGTCCCATAACATAAAGAGTTCTCTCATAATTACCTATCCCGCGGGTGTGAGAGTGAGgcaaaaaatggtttatgcaaATGAGAAAcgtaaaccattttacacctCGTAAAGGTTATTTTCCTTGGttatctgaaaatattttcaggttGCAGAACGGGCCTCCCATTGCTAAGGGTTCTTACTTGACTTTGCCCTTTATGGGCACAAATTATTGCCGACTTACAACAAAGTGTGGATCAAACATTGGCTTCAACTGCACTCACGTCAACAACAAATGTCATAATGCACGGAATGGAAGGCCAAGGTTGTGGGGATGAGATTGTTGGTGATTTTGAGTGTGGAAAGGAGATGATAAGTGGGAATGTTTTTGTGGGCGAGGAAGGGGAAATGAGCATTCCTCTCCATATTGCATCCCAGGATTTGGTGAAGGGAGGAATAGAGATGAGACAGCAGAAATGTTCTGCATTGAGCGTCCGAGGAATGTTGGAGTATGGGTATGGACACCACCAACAAAGTGGGGAGTAGGATATGTTTCATTTAACTATGTATATACTTCTTGGTGTTTAAGGTTGTTTGTCTTCGTTCTTCTCGCTTTTAggattttcttcaaataaataaataataatctttTTGTTTAGATatctctcttgtatatttcttatGTACTCAGGTTGTACTCGTTcgctttttgtaaaatttcaactatttatcaaaaaaagttGTCAGTGTTTTAGAAAAGTTTTGAGCACTTAGCCTCTCTACTTGTAGAGTATAATTTTAGTAACATACTGAATTTTATGGTATTAAAGGACAACTCTTTAATTCGAATTAATGATAAGATTAACAAGGTTGTTACAGCTTAAAGGGTTAagtctctcttgtatattttttcaTGTACGAGGGTTTAGCTCTTTTTTTCCTCAATAAGATCtgaattattcattaaaaaaaaattataaggttaaCAAGTTTAGATTTTTAAACATGATgttgggtggccgaaccactcttGGTTCAGCTGCCCCCAACACACACCAAAAGGTCACcttccaatttttttcttttttttttgcattgttATCATGATTTAGACTGTTCATTTCCAAAAAATTGTTATTGCACCTTCAAATTGGAATATCTCTTTATCCTATTTATCTTTAAATATTTCTGACTTCGAATTTTCTTGATTCCCATCTAGGTAAAAAGTTCCATAAATAGGTCTATTTTTATAGTCTCTTTGAAGTGGAATTCatccttagttttttttttttcattcattcgAATCTCTTCTGTTTCGTTAATTTTGTTTGGATCGTCCTTTTCTTTAGTGAATTTATCTTATTTCTGTTTAGTCCCCTTCGTTTCGAaagttgtttttatttctaCATGTTTCTTTCTCACTTTTTAGGTATTACATGGGATCTCAATCTGTAAGAAACCACCATAGTAGACTAGTAGTTAACGTTATTGAGTGTCTTTATAATCCACACACCTAACTAACTTTTTAGGGTATCACAACAACTACTATCTCCCTCATAACCAACCACTCACGAGTCACAATCAACTAGTGACATATAACGAAAATCATTTGTGGGGGACGAAAAACAGTCCCCCATGTATCAGCTCTcaacatataaaaatgaaaaaaatataaaatcaatctatgtggttggcctaaattataaatcgattTGTCGTATCAACGTGAATTCAGATGGCCCTAGggtatgtaaaaaaaaaaaaaaaaaatagtttagtccctaaagtcaaattccattaaagcatttgacagattccgttaggtGCTACAttagcaccaataaaatgacatgtgtcactcttaataaataaataaatatatatatatatatatatatatgacttaagaaaatatatatttaaaaaaaaaaaaaaaaggaaaaactggCAGCCACCTCTTTTGGGATTCCGCACGCCACCCCGGCAACCTCTAGTGGTGGCGCATGGCCATCCCAGAAGTGGGAGTGGCCTTCGATCATCCCTAGATCAAACTTGGGGTGGTCGCACACCACCCCCAGCCACCTCTAGAAGTGGCTTGTGACCCCAAAAAGAACCGGCAACcacccctttcatttttttctttttttctttttcttttttcaatttgtttaaaataattttttatttgtatttttttgtaatttttaagagTGGCGCGTGTCGTCCTTTTTTTTGCGCTGACGTGACACCTAACAGAATCCATTAAatgttttaacggaatttgactccatggactaaattttttttttttagcataccACATGAAACtttgaattcattttgatatgacattgagcaatttgtaatttatgctaactacaatgactaattttacatttttttttcctataaaaacGAAAGAAGGATATAGATACTTACAAAAATTTCACTTTATTCAACCACATTAAACTGTCATAGGTCGAGTCCAATTAAACTAATGGCATA
Protein-coding regions in this window:
- the LOC133860349 gene encoding TMV resistance protein N-like — translated: MRINIICGVISELGRWRAVIMPAELQLQLCHPLCSTSMAFTRVYSSSLSFLSAVTRCRHDVFLSFRGEDTRHNITQQLHRALEAAGIPTFKDDVKLHKGGEIASELLKAFQMSRIAVIVFSRNYANSGWCLDELVKIVECKNQAGQLLLPLFYDVDPVDPGSFAEAFATHEERFRGGNLAESKLEK
- the LOC133859664 gene encoding uncharacterized protein LOC133859664 yields the protein MQVIENQFRQNLQTIEDLMQLIWRSHAQAYETEMFLIAEIEREQRKSTTKAQIIADLQQSVDQTLASTALTSTTNVIMHGMEGQGCGDEIVGDFECGKEMISGNVFVGEEGEMSIPLHIASQDLVKGGIEMRQQKCSALSVRGMLEYGYGHHQQSGE